In Limisphaera ngatamarikiensis, the following proteins share a genomic window:
- a CDS encoding GDSL-type esterase/lipase family protein → MNRSHPSFGTAAGIAFAGLALLGAARAGTVTTDPTAPVDPAVLQRIYEEVKTPYKYGIVLRPPPGLKVDCPNVFRFGGRWYMVYVQFENDPQGYTTQLAVSDDLLHWQPLGTILERGPAGSWDAANAAGGLALVDPDWNGSHALLSYEGFYWMTYLGGPNPGYEAPPLMIGLARTRHPDRPVPWTKHPDPILKPDDPDSRPFESGVLFKSHILRDDSLGLGAPFVMFYNARPPRGDETIGIAVSDDLRTWRRHGTNPVIAAPRPPHLKHGVICGDPQIVRIHGHWVMFYFGAFWKPGAFDTFAVSRDLQHWTPWTGPDLVAPSEPWDREFAHKPWVLKHNGVVYHFYCAVGDQGRVIALATSRDLRAQPPPPPAPPLPTLWLIGDSTVQTTTPGQMGWGTQLPRFFNTNVVRIINRARGGRSSRTFITEGLWDQVRAELRPGDFVLLQFGHNDGGPLDEGRARASLHGTGEETVSITNRTTGMKETVHTYGHYLRRYIRDTLDHGATPIVLSPVPRNRWENGRVLRNRQDYGGWAATVAAELNVPFIDLNDLVARHYESLGANVVSNRYFREGDHTHTTPEGALATARILATALAQLTNSPVPGWIRIPSSNE, encoded by the coding sequence ATGAACCGATCACATCCGTCCTTCGGTACCGCCGCAGGGATCGCCTTCGCCGGCCTCGCACTGCTCGGTGCCGCCCGCGCCGGCACCGTCACCACCGACCCGACCGCGCCCGTGGATCCCGCCGTCCTCCAGCGCATCTACGAGGAGGTCAAAACCCCCTACAAGTATGGGATCGTCCTCCGACCACCGCCCGGACTCAAGGTGGATTGTCCGAACGTCTTCCGCTTCGGCGGCCGCTGGTACATGGTCTACGTCCAATTCGAAAACGATCCCCAGGGCTACACCACCCAGCTCGCCGTCAGCGACGATCTCCTCCACTGGCAGCCGCTCGGCACCATCTTGGAACGCGGACCCGCCGGCAGCTGGGACGCCGCCAACGCCGCGGGCGGACTCGCCCTTGTCGACCCCGACTGGAACGGCAGCCATGCCCTCCTCTCCTACGAGGGCTTTTACTGGATGACCTACCTCGGCGGCCCCAACCCCGGTTACGAAGCCCCGCCGCTGATGATCGGACTGGCCCGAACCCGGCACCCCGACCGGCCCGTCCCCTGGACCAAACACCCCGATCCCATCCTCAAACCGGATGACCCCGACAGCCGCCCCTTCGAATCCGGTGTGCTCTTCAAAAGTCACATCCTCCGCGACGATTCACTCGGCCTGGGCGCGCCCTTTGTCATGTTCTACAACGCCCGCCCGCCCCGCGGGGACGAAACCATCGGCATCGCCGTCTCCGATGACCTCCGCACCTGGCGCCGCCACGGCACCAACCCGGTCATCGCCGCCCCCCGCCCTCCCCACCTCAAACACGGCGTTATCTGCGGTGACCCCCAGATCGTCCGCATCCACGGTCATTGGGTCATGTTCTACTTCGGCGCCTTCTGGAAACCCGGTGCCTTCGACACCTTCGCCGTCTCCCGGGACCTCCAACACTGGACCCCGTGGACCGGACCCGACCTCGTCGCACCCTCGGAACCCTGGGATCGCGAGTTCGCCCACAAACCCTGGGTCCTCAAACACAACGGCGTCGTCTACCACTTCTACTGCGCCGTGGGCGACCAGGGCCGCGTCATTGCCCTGGCAACCTCCCGCGATCTCCGCGCCCAACCGCCACCGCCACCGGCCCCGCCCCTCCCCACGCTCTGGCTCATCGGCGATTCCACCGTCCAAACCACCACCCCGGGCCAGATGGGATGGGGAACCCAACTGCCACGGTTCTTCAACACCAACGTCGTCCGCATCATCAACCGCGCCCGCGGCGGCCGCAGCAGCCGCACCTTCATCACCGAGGGTCTCTGGGACCAGGTCCGGGCTGAACTTCGCCCGGGCGACTTCGTCCTCCTGCAGTTCGGGCACAACGACGGCGGACCCCTCGACGAAGGCCGCGCCCGCGCCAGTCTCCATGGCACCGGCGAGGAAACCGTCTCCATCACCAACCGCACCACCGGCATGAAAGAAACCGTCCACACCTACGGCCATTACCTGCGTCGCTACATCCGTGACACCCTCGATCACGGTGCCACCCCCATCGTCCTCTCGCCCGTGCCCCGCAATCGCTGGGAAAACGGTCGCGTCCTCCGCAACCGCCAAGACTACGGCGGCTGGGCCGCCACCGTGGCGGCCGAGCTCAACGTCCCCTTCATCGACCTCAACGACCTCGTGGCCCGACATTACGAATCCCTCGGAGCCAACGTCGTTTCCAATCGCTACTTCCGCGAAGGGGACCACACCCACACCACGCCCGAGGGCGCCCTGGCCACCGCCCGCATCCTCGCCACGGCTCTCGCCCAACTCACCAACTCGCCCGTCCCGGGATGGATCC